The following DNA comes from Scomber scombrus chromosome 7, fScoSco1.1, whole genome shotgun sequence.
GTGTTTACTCACAATGTTGGTTTCTTTGCAGATGCTGTTACAAATTGCAGATGACTTTATAGAGAGTGTAGTGACAGCTGCCTGTCAGCTGGCACGTCATCGCAAGTCCAACACCTTGGAGGTGAAAGATGTCCAATTACATCTCGGTAAGTTCCTGTTGTTCAAGATTATGCCCAATATATCACACAGATTTGATGCAtgaatgattaatttaattgcTTAACTTGCATTGTGCATTCGAAGTGACTTAAGTTATTTATCAAACtttgttgtaatttaaaaacatgGGTAATTGATAGGAGCAGCTTTGCCTCTTTAGAAGTTCATGCAGCCTTGGTCCTGCTGACACTGCATTTTGTCTTTACCAGAGCGTCAGTGGAACATGTGGATCCCTGGTTATGGCTCAGATGAGATCCGGCCGTTCAAGAAGGCTTGCACCACAGAGGCTCATAAACAGGTGAACATTAGATGCTTTGTCATGTCATGACATTTTCCTGTTAATATTAACATGTGGAGTTTACATAGGTAGAGAACTGTTGATTATGTATTTCTTAATatgtttgatatattttgtgttgtaatgaaTGTGAACTTAACTCtttgcatttgttttcatttcagagAATGGCTCTGATCCGCAAGACAACCAAAAAATAGCAAGACTGTACACTAATATGTTGTACCAactctgtattttcttttttgtttgttgttttttggggggtttttttcctttcaactgggattttattttttgactgGTAAAGAAGAAATAGTGGGTTTGGGTGGGGGTATATTTTTTTGACATTGGTGTTTGTCAGTTCTCCCtcatttttgagtgttttgcCAGCACCATCTCACAATTACGTAACTCGTCCCTTGATTCAGTTTTGTTGCCATTTAGCAAAGTCTGGCAAAACTCTATTCATTGCATTTTTGTCAATAAACATTTACACCTTCTTTTGGATTGTGACCACTGCTGTATCCAGTATGCCTTTTGATACTCCAGAGCATTTGGATGTGAATGTTACAGATTCATTTGCCTCCTTTAAAAAGTATCTTTGGTGTTATATTgccaataataaataatcattaacGTTGAGTAAGAGATTATGGCTCCCCTGTTTACCCACTCTGCTCAAATGatgttgattattgtttttttaaaatatataaatagtttaTAATACCAAATTCCTACTGCACATGATAGATTACAATACAGTAGATTATTTACCTTTGTGTtagacatgtactgtatgtgctgttGTCTATTGTAACTGAATGTAGTTGGTTTTATTACAGTAACACTCCAAACATCCGtgtaaattttattttttattcttgtccATTTCAGAAAATTGaatcaaaataatgataaaagaaATGATCTCCTGATGTTTTCATAAtgtcattaaaacataataaatgattGATATTACCAAATGAGGAGAAGTTTGGTCAGACTGACCTGGGGAGAAGCCACGTGGTGTCTGCATTTGTTGGACAAGGTTATATCTGAGTTTGAAGGGATTAGGGAAGACTCTCAATTTGTAACAAGAAATGCCCATAGCTGTTTGGAAgttatttattctctttttgtAGTGCTCCACAAATGTAAAAGCATACGACTACTTGGACGTTTTTAAGGGTCCAGTGGagttcaaacatttaaaaatacaaaatataatcaaTGAAGTTGCTGCTTTAGAAAACcaagtaaaaaaacacaacagttaaCCTGTCAGTGAATATTTAATCTGAGTGTCTGTCTACTTTTTGGttgcagaaacacaacaggaGACTATACATCAGCCAGATGAATAGTAATTGCTATGGAAACCTCTCACAGCATTTCAAAAGAACAATATCCAAAAGCACCCTGGGGCTTTTGGATAATTTATTTCAACAACAGCACGTTGGTGGTGGGATGTGTTTTGGGCTCAGCTGCAGGGGAGAGATAGATGGGAGTGGCTCACAGGAGCAGAGCCAGGGGTAGTCTAATTGGCACAGGTGTTACCTGTTGTCTAATTATTCTTTCTCCACTTGATGCAATAGAATGCTGGTGCGGggaagacacacatacacacactggagCCAGAATACAGCAGGCGCACCAGCCCCCCATTATAATTGCATATTGATTCTGTGTTTGAGAAACTGGACTGTGTGCCCTCCGGAAATACCGGTTAAGTGAGCAGAGGAGTTAAGACTGAGAAACGTGTTTATGTTGTGAAAGCGTATGTGTGGTCAATAAAAAGTGAAGACCTGAAGTTGACAGAACTGCTTGCCACTGTGTTTGTGCTAGGCGGAACCCCGAGTTAACACTGACACCTGTTAAAATCGCTCACTTGCAGGATGCTGTGTAATTATTAGTGATCCAACAAAGCTCTTTCCAGAAAACTTCCCGGGCCCAAAAGATTCACCAGCAGCATAATAGCCTACAGTGATGCATCAAGCAGGGGATCCaatataacccccccccccccataattTTGTCTGCTGCCAGTCAGTGTTTGAAGTAATTCCACTGCTTGGCGATACCTAGAAATATAACTAATCATCCATTTTGTGTTtctatccatccacccacccataGCCCACACAATCACGGACAGTTCAGGCAATGTGAATTTGCAGTCCTGAAATGGACATAAGGCTATGTGCAGGTGGCCTGTCTATTAGACCCATCATGATATGAAATTACTGCCCAATGTCTGAGAAACAGTTGTTAAGCCTATTTCATTTTACACTGCCAACACAGTATTACTACTGACTTGTGTACTAGTGCTTGATTTGAAGGCTCAATGAGGCTACAATAAATAGGCCAATCAAAACATATCTATTGTGTTTCATTGTCCCACTGCTTACTTTTCATCATCAGTAAATAATATAGCTATTTGTGTATTAATAAGAGAATTGAAGCAGACATTTAAAAGTAATGCAACATTTACTTTACCTGGTAACTAGGCTCCTTTTATATGCAGTAATTTGTAAAgtactttaattatttttgagaGTAGTAACTAGTAACTAACTAATTACTCATTTTCAATAACTTGCACAGCACTGATAGTAACTGCCCAACTAAGCACCACAGACAAGAATCCCCAGAATTATGTTAAGACATGGTTTCTGAGGGAAAAACAGGATGCTGCTTGTGACTCctcaaaatgaatcaaacttGCAAACCTTTGTAACATCATGACCTCAGGAGGAGTtttatcaaatatatatttttggctCCCCCCATTTGGGAGCCACTTTTCTAGTTAATATGTCCTGAGATCCCCAAATCAATAGCACAGCAGATGTGATAGTATCCAGTCCTAATACATTAAATGGGCTTGTGACGGAGTTTCGTCTTTAGCACCTATTAGACTTAATAGGGAAAAAGCCCCAATTACTGGATATCATCATGACAACGCCTGCCCCTACTGAACTGAGGTAGGCAATGACAACATCTGTCATGTTAGTCTGATCAGCTATGTGCCAACACTtcctcataaaaacacaaaatgcagaattaacattaaaaaaacagtagtTAAGTTCACAAACCTTGTTTTCAGAGATGTAAAAGTACACATATAGAGAATCACGGTCTTGCATTGCGAAATGTTTTAGACGTGCTGTATCTTCACAGCAATGGTGCAAATCAATGTGTTCCATGATCATGTCATACAGTAAAGTGTCACCACAAATCCAGCTCATAGGTGGctggtttttgttttacagtaacAGTGTGCATACAGGTGACCACCACCAGTGCACAGTTTAACCACAGCACTTCTTGTTGTTCTTGGAGACTGTGCTGGGCTTAGTCAGGTTGGCTCTCTGTAACTGCAGAGCCTGAGGGGCAGCGCACTTGACCCCATCCCAGCCCTCTTGCAGCTCTACCTCTCCACTCAACAGACCCTGGTAAATCCGTCGAGCGAGGAGCTCAAAGGCATCCCTCACGTTGTGGCCTGTCTTGGCAGACGCCTCCACATAGGGCATCCCTAACTGTCCGGCCAGCTTCTGAGCCTCTTCCCGACTCACCATCCTTTCCCCGTGAGCATCTCTGTCACTCTTCTGGCTCACCAGCACAAATAGAACCTTATGTGGCTGCACCCGCTCACACACCTCAGCATGCCACTCCTTAATATGCTCAAATGAGGCTCGGTTGGTCATGTCAAACACCAGCAGGCCTCCAACCGAGTTGCGGTAATAAGAGCGGGTGACTGACCTAAGGAAAGAATAAAGACaaagtgtaaaaagaaaaggaggaggagatttGAATTTCAACACGTCAATACCACCCAAAACCTCCCACCAGGCAGTGCAGAGTTCAGACTTAActtatttcctgtttcagtgATCAAATAATCAACTGAGTCCCTGCACTGTTTCAGTTGAGCTCTTTTAGATAAGCAGATTGACAAATAGTTGCCTCTTTATAAGAAATTGATAACCACTGTGCTTTCTCACCCTAATCATGACACTGTTGAAAGGCATGTAGTTCCCCCATGAGTCACTGAATGTTTAAATCAAAAGAATGAATTAAAGGGTCCTCCCAGCAGCTGGTTGGTGAAACATTACCTCTTTATTAAAGTCGTtgattacaaaaacaaaacctgaagtACAATACAGACTGATTTAGCTGACTCATGGGATTACCAGATACCATACAGAGAGGAGGTAAACAACAACAGGCACAGTTTGTAATTTGCTGCGGTTCATTCAGCTGGAGAACTGAAATAATGGATTTTGAGACAGAAGGGAACATGTCACTCTTAGCTATTTCATTATATATGCTGAGAGATCTGCCTTTTCCACTTTCCACTGCATCTTCATACACATTGTAGACTGATCTTGAGAGGGTGACGGGGTGGATACACAATCGTAGCTGAGAGCAAACACTGATAACAGATCTGTCGTGGATGGAATAACcagtggtttgtttgtttggataGTATATTTGCATGCATATGTGTTTCTTTAATATTCGACATGAGAATAGTCATCTTTGTTTTCATGAGATATTCTATTGTCTCatacaaagagacacaaacGTGTAGTACAAGGCCTGCTGCATAGTGAAGTTATGCAAACTGCTCTAGGGGAAGTGTTATGCTATGACTGGTACCATTGTAGAACACAGACACCCATTTTCCATATTTTCCACCAGATATTGTTCATTCTCACCTGAACCTTTCCTGTCCAGCTGTGTCCCAGAACTGCAGCTTGACGCGGATCCCCGGCTGCACCTCCAGGAAGTGGACGTAGAAGTCTACACCCACCGTCTCATTGATGGATTCCAGGAACAAATCCTCAGTGTAGCGCTTCAGTAGGGAGGATTTGCCCACTGTGGAGTCCCCCAGCATGATGACTCTGAACTGGTACTGCCACAAAGTCAGATCCATTGTTACTGACGGTGGGAAAAGAGGGATGGGAAGAGCTTGTGGGAATAGAGAGTGAAAGTTCTGGGACAGAGAGGGAAGAATAGACAAGTAATAGAGAGAAGtaatcagaaagaaaaaaagaatatgcaGTGCAGGAATTACAAATGGGGTTGTAGGTAAGGTTAGGAATGGTTAGAGGACTAGGGAACAGCCTAGGGCtcggagaaagagagaaagatgaagaacCTGCAAGAGATTAGAAACCCCACACAAGCTTCCAACCAGTTAGTTTCCTATCTGTAACGTTCCAAAAGTTGAGAAACAACCAGAGCAGCCACTCCTTATAAATCTCACGATCATTAGAGCAATCTATGTTGACAGTCATCCCACACGTCTATGCAGTTGATTGTTGCAGCACAACTCCGTCTGTCTCATTCTCATGTTGGCTCCTCACATCCTCCAAAAAAGCAGCGATGTAGAAGAATCTGTCCCACACAAAGTAGATTCCGGTATCGCTGCAGTTCCCATCTGAGCTGCTGATCTTAACTGCTACTGTAAgcatgtgcatgtgagtgtgactGTACAGGGTGTGGACTTCTAAAGTTTGCCTGTTGATACTTGACAAAAGGAGGGGCATGAGCACAAGGACATAGGGAGGGCCAGATCtgggagagaaaggggggaggaTTATAAGGAAGTAGTAGTTTCATTTAATACCATATTGAGGCAAACCCTTGTTTCCTGCTGTCAGCAAATTATAAGTGAAAGTCATTAACAATCATAGAAAGTGAGGGTTAGTGTGGGCAACTGTTTGACCGTTTATTTTGCAGCAGTGTTTATCACTTTATGGTCTTAGCCATAGAGTGAACTTGTTACCAAAAAGGGAAGTTGATAACAATACTGCTTTAGATCCCCTGGGAAACACTAGGAAAGAGTCACGCAGTGGTGAAAGAAGTATTCAGACCACTTACTAACAGTGAGTAAAGGTcgaaaacaatgttaaaaaaagtaaagaaaaactgttacaagtaaaagtcatgCACACAAAATCTTACTTAAGTACAGatgtattaaaagtaaaattattgAATAATTATTACACCTGAATTTATATTGTTAATGTTGCAGCCAATTGAGATGGAATCACTTTTAACTATTTAATCTATTGTAGAGTAGTTTAATCTATAACAAgtcataacattttataaactgatatattttgaaTGGAAGACTGGGCTTAAACTGCAGAATATAAAGCTGCCAAATGAATGTGGTGGAGCTGAATTTTAATGGAGGTTTTTTAAGCATAAAGCAGTATAAAATGGAAATTCTGAAGTATTACAAAATCTTAGTACAATACTAATGGGTAAATATATTTTGGTGCTATCCACCTCTGGGCTCATAATTAACAACTTATCTGTGATGAGTttattgtgtatgtgcattatGTTTACCTTAATTATATCAGTGACGGTATCATGTCATGGGATATCTGTGGTCCATTCAAGATTCAAATCCTGCAATTGCTCCCAGATACGACATGAAAACACATCTGAATTGTTTTCGATTGTTGTGGAAAGTTTTAAATACACAATTTAGGTTAAGCATCAACATGAAATCTGACTGACAATCTGTCTTGATATGCACTTTGATATGTGGTGTGTAATGAAAATTTATAACAGATTTGatcatgttttactttttatttaacaaaccTACTACAGCATAAGAAAACTACTTAAATCTAGTTTTTGTGTAGCGTTTATCCATATATTTAAACTCTTGTCGAATTTTTAGAGATGATTCCAGTCCTGTAATTAAAATTCAGAAATTCATAGTACTTGTTTAGATTTGGATGTTCTTTTGCACCTTTAATAAGTCCAATAGGaattataataatgtattagTTATTGCTCATAATTGTGTAtgagtgttatttttttcatgaagGTTATTAAATCAGTGAACACTATTCAGTGTGAAGGTTGTGAGAGTATCTTGCATTACTTTTTAGTTTTGCCATCAGTCACTGATAGAAAGCAGTTATGATTTTCAGCTCCACTAAATGGAGGCCAGACTGTCATGAggaataaaaatagatttattctgaataaacacacatcacacatgcaTCTGAACTACATAGATATACAGATATGACATGTTTGTTCTACATTCACACCAACAGATAAACAGAAGCATTTATTAAATGGGCTGATTTATGAGCTCTGTCACTCCATTTGACACCACAGACTCTTAGTGGAAGTGTAACATGGAAGCTTGATGCTTATAATCTACAGTTGGACGCTGCTGATGTTTTGAGATCAAATTTAAGTctatgttttggttttgtgacTCAGTTTTCATATGCCAAGCTTTCTTTTCCAGTTAATACTGATGACTCAAGTGTCACTTAAAGTTAGATTGTCAGATGACTGCATCAGTAGGTTTCAGGTCAGTAAAAGGCCCAAAGTTCAAAAAACATTTGCTTGGTCCATTTCTGTATTTCAGCTGTCATTGTTTATCTCAGCAAGTAAAACGGCCTCAAACCTTAACATAAACTTCAGATATTGAAACATTGCAAAGTGTACAAGTTTGCAATAACTTTACTGGAGAACTTAAAACCTGGTATCCTTATGACACTGACAAAAACTTTAACAATGCACATTATAACAGAAAACTTCACAAATAACTCAGTCACAAAAACCAGACAGACTTATCTCAGGCTCATGAGGATATGCATGCAATGCAAGATTATTTGAAACATATGCTTGTATTATACCTTAAAAGGAGAAACCAGTTTaaagatacaatagggccttcacACTGTttagtgctcgggccctaaatataaacacacttaaatgtcataaaattaATTTGTAGACAGTAAAATGTACCAATGATATTTCTGTCATGATATACAGTCAACATTTTGACAACAAAAGTCTCAAAGAACTACATGGAGTTTCCTATCAGGATTTCCATAGTGTTCAGCATTAGACTAGTAGGCAGGATGTCCCAATTAGAAACCTGATTGCACAGACCCTGTGTCACTCACCCACCTTGTCAACATTACTATTCAtactgcaaatatttttttttatatatctataCATTAACTgcaaaatatactgtacatctcaTAATTCTGCCCAATTGGCATAAACTTAAAGATAAGATGCACACTGTGCATTGATAAGTAAATATCATCCTCTTACCctgttgttttcttcatttaacaAAAGTTTTCTTTACAGGTCTTCCACAATGTCCTTAATTCCCCCATAAACACGTTATTCCGGTTTTACATATTGCATTAAAGCTTGGGTAGGCAGTTTTTCCGCAGCTCTCCCTTCCCATTAGATGAACATGGGCATATGTACACACTTCATATAGGAACGCAACACAGTTTAACAGTTTACTactgcactcactcactctcacaaaCATACCAGCAACTTTGGAGGCCAGGCGAACAGTGGGATAGTAAGTGACGGGACTGCATGCAtagcaggaggagaaaaagtaaaataaataaataaataaatatatatatatagtcatcTTTCATCTGCTTTTCAACAGAAAgcagatgaaagatgaaaagcaGCATGCGATCATCAGACTATTGTCTATAGTGCGAGGGAAAATAATCGAGACTTTCAATGAGCTGAACTCGACTCCCAGAAGTGAAAAGCAGCAGTAGATATTTATGCATCACTACAACTTCAGGTCAGATACAAAACTGTCTCTGCACCCTGTTGCTGCTAATCACTGTGGGGCTCAGTTCTGAGCCCTGAGTCCAGGTCTAGCTCTCTAACGGCCTGGTGACTGAGGAGGTTTTGGAGGCAGACTACGGGCCAAGCCGAGTGTGCGCAGAtaggcaggttttttttttttggtcagagCATTTGACTTATTGATTGCTGTCAGGATGTGAAGAGAATTTCAACAAATACAAGAAGAAATGCTCCTAAAATAAATTGCCTACCCAAGCTTCAAGTCTAATGCTCCAGAGATAACAGGACACTCCCTTTAGCTTTTAACAATCACTGAAGGCATGACATATTTAGAGTTTAAATTATTAACAATATAGTGTACCAATCAGAGCATAAAAacgttttaaacattttttggattTTCTGAGTCAGTTAACAAGCAGCCCCGTTTTTCTTCCTAGACCTTGCATTTATCCGCATgagtgacacaaacacaacaactacTTGTGCTTTAGGCTCATCACAAAGAAGGGAACTTCAGCTCTGAGATGTCCGCTTCAGGAGAGCTGCTGCCACTGCGGTCACTGTAAGTGTCCCTGTTAAtggaaaacaaatacaacaaattagGGTTGCAGCAGTAATGGCTGACAGGGACTGCTTAATGCGactgcaggaggaggtgcaatGTTGACAATATACTGtcactgtaaactgtaaatgttATACCCATGAGTCTTTTGATTTAATTACACTGCTTTATAATAACAGTGTACATTATGACACAGACTAAAATATGCCTGTAAATATCAATTAATTAACTGTCATGTTACAAAGTCAACTAAATTTGTGTTGAGAAAAGAACAGCACTAAAACCACTAAACAAAGTCTAGCATATATTTTATGGACTATGTTAAAATTGATTAAGCCATTGTACAGCTGCAAAGGTTTGAGATTAGAACCCTACAGCACTGGTATAACAGtgaaaatataatatgtaataatgataatatatataatataaaaagtactaaattaaaagtgtttaaacTTTAGGCAAATGCCATACAGAAACCAAATAACAAGAACTCACAATAAGTAAAGCTAAACCTATAAACTGCTGGAGTTCAGCTATTTTATTCAAGCATCCACTGGATAAATTTGAATGATACACATTGTTGAGTCAAAGCTTACCGTGGAGAAAGCCGACAGCCTTTGGCCAAGTAGCTCTGGAGTTTCCCTGCAGAAGCCAGCAGGAATCCAAAGTATGGAGGTGAAGGTTTGATGGGCCTGGAGGTGAACTCCGGATGATACTGCACTCCAACAAAGTAACAATGATCTGAGACGATAAGGACGAGTGGATTAGTGGCGACATTTTCACCTCCAATACATCAGGCCTCATATACCACTTATaaaacacatggacacaaagaaagaTTTGATTCAGAGTGTGTTGAAGAAAACGATGGTGTGGAAACTTTTAGGTGATATACATCATGCTGTATTAATTAGCAGCAGGTTGTGGATGCTTGTGTTTAAAAAGGACTTTCATCTCACCCTCCAATTCAATGACCTCCATTCTTTCTCCTTCCACATCCTGGCCAACAAACTGAAGACCCTTCTTTACAAAGTGGTGCTTCAGCTCAGGGTTCACCTATAATGAGGAGAGATTCAGAGGCTTTGGAGAAATATATATTACTTATATTTAAAAACTAGATCTGGACCCAAAGATGAAATAAAGATTGAAGGAAAAATATCAAGTCCCTGTAATGTGCACTTGCTGAATAAGATACTGCAGGGTATGCATGTGGCATTATCTAT
Coding sequences within:
- the rab42b gene encoding ras-related protein Rab-42b gives rise to the protein MDLTLWQYQFRVIMLGDSTVGKSSLLKRYTEDLFLESINETVGVDFYVHFLEVQPGIRVKLQFWDTAGQERFRSVTRSYYRNSVGGLLVFDMTNRASFEHIKEWHAEVCERVQPHKVLFVLVSQKSDRDAHGERMVSREEAQKLAGQLGMPYVEASAKTGHNVRDAFELLARRIYQGLLSGEVELQEGWDGVKCAAPQALQLQRANLTKPSTVSKNNKKCCG
- the taf12 gene encoding transcription initiation factor TFIID subunit 12; the protein is MANNTTTAVKVLGAPGPAGRSSPEGSQVLSKKKLQDLVREIDPNEQLDEDVEEMLLQIADDFIESVVTAACQLARHRKSNTLEVKDVQLHLERQWNMWIPGYGSDEIRPFKKACTTEAHKQRMALIRKTTKK